A portion of the Candidatus Methylomirabilota bacterium genome contains these proteins:
- a CDS encoding TPM domain-containing protein — protein sequence MARHPKWVRAILSDDDLAAITRAVTEAEGHTSAEVRVHFDHSCEGDALQQAIKVFERLGMHRTAARNGVLVYVSVTDRKLAVIGDKGIHERVGEAYWQGLVDAVRERLRQQQSRDGLIHALAEVGRELGRHFPRRPGDKNELSNDVSTGRR from the coding sequence ATGGCTCGTCATCCAAAGTGGGTGCGCGCGATTCTCTCTGACGACGATCTGGCCGCCATTACCCGCGCCGTCACGGAGGCCGAGGGGCACACGTCAGCCGAGGTCCGCGTCCACTTCGACCACTCGTGCGAGGGCGACGCGCTCCAGCAGGCCATCAAGGTCTTCGAGAGGCTCGGCATGCACAGGACCGCCGCGCGTAACGGCGTCCTGGTCTACGTCTCCGTGACGGACAGGAAGCTCGCCGTCATCGGCGACAAGGGCATCCACGAGCGCGTGGGCGAGGCCTACTGGCAGGGATTGGTCGACGCCGTCCGCGAGCGGTTGAGGCAGCAGCAGTCGCGCGACGGCCTCATCCACGCGCTTGCGGAAGTGGGCCGGGAACTCGGCCGCCACTTTCCCCGCCGCCCCGGCGACAAGAACGAGCTTTCCAACGACGTGAGCACCGGCCGCCGATAA
- a CDS encoding TPM domain-containing protein, whose amino-acid sequence MRLSRPLLAVLLLAVLAGAAGAALPIPPPPDRRINDYASVLSGDERARLEDTLRARERESSNQIVVAIFRSLQGESLEDYSIRLAQAWRVGQKGLNNGVIFLVFVDDRKMRLEVGYGLESKLTDALASQILRQVVAPRFREGKVADGIAAGLDAIQQAIAGTYKAAPQGQPARARGWSPVQLMLLLMVVGGIFSIVIPTLYGSHIRRQGWTGGRRGWGGPIIFPGGGWGSGGSGGGGGGGGDFGGGGGGFGGGGASGDW is encoded by the coding sequence ATGCGCCTGAGCCGACCGCTGCTGGCGGTGCTGCTGCTCGCCGTGCTTGCCGGCGCGGCTGGGGCGGCCCTCCCGATCCCGCCGCCGCCCGACCGCCGGATCAACGACTACGCGAGCGTCCTGTCGGGCGACGAGCGCGCGAGGCTCGAAGACACGCTCCGCGCGCGCGAGCGGGAAAGCAGCAACCAGATCGTGGTCGCCATCTTCCGCTCGCTCCAGGGCGAGAGCCTGGAGGACTACTCGATCCGGCTGGCGCAGGCCTGGCGCGTGGGACAGAAGGGCCTCAACAACGGCGTAATCTTCCTGGTCTTCGTCGACGACAGGAAGATGCGCCTCGAGGTCGGCTACGGCCTCGAATCGAAGCTGACCGACGCGCTCGCGAGCCAGATCCTGCGCCAGGTCGTCGCGCCGCGCTTCCGCGAGGGCAAGGTCGCCGACGGCATCGCAGCCGGGCTCGACGCCATCCAGCAGGCTATCGCCGGCACGTACAAAGCAGCGCCCCAGGGACAACCCGCTCGGGCGCGGGGTTGGAGCCCTGTCCAGCTCATGCTCCTCTTGATGGTCGTGGGCGGCATCTTCTCGATCGTGATTCCCACGCTCTACGGCTCGCACATCAGGCGCCAAGGCTGGACCGGCGGCCGGCGGGGCTGGGGTGGCCCGATCATCTTTCCCGGCGGCGGCTGGGGCAGCGGTGGCAGTGGTGGCGGCGGAGGCGGAGGCGGAGACTTCGGGGGCGGCGGTGGCGGCTTCGGCGGCGGCGGGGCGAGCGGAGACTGGTGA
- a CDS encoding LemA family protein gives MKTVLIVLGVIVLILVIGFASLFGVYNGFVTAEQSVNEKWAQVQNVYQRRADLIPNLVETVKGFAAQEKTVLEEVTRARASAGSIKATPELLNDPANFKKFQDAQNQLGGALSRLLVTVERYPDLKSNQNFLALQSQLEGTENRITVERMRFNEAVRDYNTKIKLMPAALVARLMGFKEKVFFEAAPGSETVPKVKF, from the coding sequence ATGAAAACCGTACTGATCGTCCTGGGCGTCATCGTCCTGATCCTGGTGATCGGGTTCGCTTCGCTCTTCGGCGTCTACAACGGGTTCGTCACGGCCGAGCAGAGCGTCAACGAGAAGTGGGCGCAGGTACAGAACGTCTATCAACGCCGCGCCGACCTGATCCCCAACCTCGTCGAGACGGTCAAGGGCTTCGCGGCCCAGGAGAAGACCGTGCTCGAGGAGGTGACCCGGGCGCGGGCCAGCGCCGGCAGCATCAAGGCCACGCCGGAACTCCTCAACGACCCGGCCAACTTCAAGAAGTTCCAGGACGCGCAGAACCAGCTGGGCGGGGCGCTCTCGCGCCTCCTCGTCACGGTCGAGCGCTACCCCGACCTCAAGAGCAACCAGAACTTCCTGGCGCTCCAGAGCCAGCTCGAGGGGACGGAGAATCGCATCACCGTGGAGCGCATGCGCTTCAACGAAGCCGTGCGCGACTACAACACGAAGATCAAGCTGATGCCGGCAGCGCTCGTCGCGCGCTTGATGGGCTTCAAGGAGAAGGTGTTCTTCGAGGCGGCGCCCGGCAGCGAGACGGTCCCGAAAGTGAAGTTCTAG